Within Lolium rigidum isolate FL_2022 chromosome 5, APGP_CSIRO_Lrig_0.1, whole genome shotgun sequence, the genomic segment GCAGTGGCTCGTCTAATGATATCCCGGCAAAGAAGAATTCTCCTTTTCATCTTTTTGTGATGTCAGATGAGGGGATTGATCTATTTTGTGATCTTGATTCCACTCCAGGAGATTGGATTGATAGCTTCAAGGGGGGAGTGAGCATCCCTCCAAGTATACATCACACTGAAACTGAGATGCTCTCTAACTCTATTAGCAGTCTTCGGAGTAAGAATGATCAGAACGCAAATTCGTCATCGGATAATATCATTATGAACGTAGAAAACAAGGGACCTGAGAGCATTGCTGCTCAAACCAATTCATCACTAGGTTCAACTGATTGTGAGAACTCTCGCTCTAGGTTCTGTCCACCTGATAGAACTGTAAACTCAAGTTCACCTACATCCACACTGCCTGGTACTCTTGGTGAAACTTCTGGATCTCAAGAGGGAGTTCCAGTGGTACATTCTTCATGCTTAACATCTGATGTTCAGAACAACATGTCACTTGATATGATGGCTGCTGCTTTAGGTAATAACATGCTTCCTCAAGAATCTGTTGATGTCTCAGCATTGTCTGGAAGAGGCCATGCACCCCTGCCCTATGATTCCGTACAGCCAACTAAAGAAGACATGTTGAGTCCTGGTAAAACCAAAGTTTGTGTCAAGACTGGCTGCACTCAGGATGTTGTGGTTATAAGCGATTCTGATGAAGACTCGTCTCCGCCATTTGTGGACAAACAGGAAATGCCAGGTGCTACTTCAGGGGTTAAGCTTACCCGCAACAGTGATACAAATGAAGTCCTAACGGAAGGTGTACCAATTGAAGCAGTGCCGATGGAAGAAGATAATAGTCACGGTGACACTTTGTCAATTGATCAAATAGCCAAGCAGACAGTAGCTGGACTACCTGCCACAGATGCCCAGTCAGATGCTAGTTCTGCAGACCGTGGCGTTGCTGGAAACTTCAACCTTGCAGACCCGACAACATCATCTGTTGCTCCGGTAATTTCGTTGTACTTCAATGCTACCTAAACTATTACCTGTGCCCTAATACCAAATACGCAAATATTCATGATGTGTTGGTGGTGCCCATGTTCTTTGAGATATGCTTCTTAGTTACACATATCATAGCTTATGTCTGTTTGTTAATTTTGCACTCTAGGTTTTCTGGAAACTCCAAGAAATTGGATAATTTAATTAATAAGTAGTTTAATCTTAACTCATCGAGCTCAGATTTTACAAAATGAGGACCTTCAGGTTTTTCTCACCCCACACAGCATATACATGAGCATCTTGTAGTAGGAGCCACATCTAGTGTTCTtggtaaaaaaaaatccaaaaagtcttgtcttgaaaacACTTCAAAACGTTTATTTTCATCAAGAAATCTTGCCAAACTAGGAAATCCATATTAATGATCTTTGGATGCAGATGATGCATTATTATTATGCTGGCTTGGATCCTTTTTCTCTGTCTCTTACGTTTATTTTCAATTCTCTGGTAAGAAACCAAGAACACAGAATTTGCCTATGTGACTGGCCAAGCAAGCACTACATTGAGTTGTCGTGTCCTATTGTTGAGCTAGATCCTTTAAACTTAAAACTCTAGTCCACAGAACTCTAAACACTCTGTACATTTTTACCACATCATTTTGTCTGGTCCACAGAACTCGAGAATGCACTGTTTATTTTCTAGTTGAAATGGTGGGCCTTGTGACTCAGCATGTTGGGTTGCATCCCCACCATGAGGATGACCAACATGGAATCAAGAAGCCAATACATATTGCGGTTTCCCTGCACGAGTTTTCTCTGGGCTATAAAAGAACTCTAAACACTCTGTTCATTTTTTAGAGTAAAGGTCGTATCAACCTTTGCCTATTCCCCTCCGATCTTGAAGATGGTTCTCAACTTTGAGATACTGTGTATAAATTTTATCATGGCATGGAGATTTATGTTTGACAAAAACCTTGTCAAATTCCTCGTAGTAGTGGTCAAATGTAAAAGCACCATCTCCATATCCATCGTATGCCTCGTGGCCACTTGTAACACCTTAATCTTTCATGAACCCACTTAGAGGGCTCTTGTAACACCTTAATCTTCCAGGATCATCATGTGCCTCCCTTGTTTAGTACCGAGGCAAGTTGTTCCCAATCATACATTCCTTTCAAAGTTCATGAAAGAAACTTACTAGCCAGAATGAAACTTAATGACCTTCTGATATTACCAGAAAGGAACCATTCTTGTAGCCAAGAGTATTCTTCTTTCCTGAGTTTTTCTTGGGTTGTCTATGTGGCCAAGTAAGCACTCATTTGAGGTGTTGTTTCTGTGGTTGAACTAAACCATATAAGTCCTGCAGGTGACCTGCATAAAATTCCTATTCATCTGTTTAATTGAACTGGCTGTTTTGCTCTTACTTCCCTTTCAAGATGGTGTCTTCTATATGTAGTCATCCATGGAAGGGTTTCAACTGGTCAATTGTGTCAACTCTCACTGAGCTAGTAGATGCACGGCTGACTTACTTTACTTGTTTGTACTTCTTAGTAAAAggggaagaaagaagaaaagctTACCTGTATTATTCTGATCTAACTATTGCCAACTCTACAGGGCTGAATCTTAGCTCTGCAACTACAAACCTACCTATTTGCTAACTGATATTCGGCAAACCTCCTTAACTGGCATTTTTGGTATTCACTGCCAGTGTCTTAATGTACCATGGCTTGGCGAAACTTGCAGCACTTCATCACTTTTATTGGGAAAACCAGGAACATATTAAGCGAACTTTTTCAAATCTAGTGTTTTCTTTTTCATACAGGGACTAGTGAAATGAAATAAAAAATCCTATAATGCTTGGTCATTTATCTCTGTTTATTACATTGTCTTGCACTGACTATGTATTTCCTATCATTTCCATCTATGATTATTTTCTGTATAAGATGTTAATTATCTCTGTGTGCCTGTGTGCTGGATTGTGGTTCATTGCTTGATTTCTTCCTTGGTTGATGTATTCTATTTTATCCTCTTGCGCAGGACAATGCTATTACTCCCCTGGCCTCAAAGCATGGCGCAGAGTATGTTCTGTGTAAACATTGTTAACATCTTTGTTTTGCTAGTCGTGTACTTACATAGCTCTTACTATTTTGCAGGGCAGCTAATAGTCAAGCTTCTGAGGGGTTACCGAGTGTGCGTACGAGAAATATACTATTTAGCTTAAGAAGTGCTGCTGCTAGGCGGACCAGGTCTTCTACAGTGCCTAGGCATACCAGGTCTTCTACAGTGCCTAGGCAGACCAGGTCTACTACAGTGCCCAGACGGTCACCAAGGCTTGTCCCACAGGTTAGCACGGCAGTGGTCAGTGGACATTATTGTTGATTTTAGAACTTAGTACCACAACCTGATAGTAAAACAGGCATGCTCATGCAAAAGCCGGTTAACAGTTTAATCACAGTATTTTGTAGAGGGCCCTGGAATAACATTGATTTTTTTatactccttttttttctttctaaaaatCAAACACATCTCTAATATGTTTTACTTCTTCCACATGCAGTGATCACTACAAATGACCGTGATGAGATTCTTCGCCAAGAATGCACAGCTTAACTGGCGCCTTAGACAATTTTCAAAAGATGGGGTGGATGGTGGGCGGATATAATACCTTCGTACACCAACCTTCTCGCCGATTCATCTTGCTACCAAACTGAGTAGTTTCTTTATACTTCTGTCAACAGCTCAATGCCACCAAACATTTTGGTGTCTGTTATACAACATCTATTATACTTCATACAATGTCAAGCTCCTCATACACCATTGTACAAACAATCATAGTTATTAGGAAAGTTTTGAACGTGCAGTGTTGCCGCCTGTATGTGTGTTGGTTTTCCTGTTTTTGTCACTTGAATAGCATCACATGATTTTCTCATGTTGGCATATTTGGTTTCACTTTTATTCGGCTCCTCCTGCCGTGAATGATTTGCTTCAAGATGGCAGCTGGAGTTAGAATGATCCCACCTTGTTACTGCTCAGTTGCCAGGTGGACACTGGATGCCATCTTACTGCACTGTAATATATGGCTGGTTGTAATTTGTATGCTGTGCTGTGATACAGTGGTATCAGTATCAATGCAGGTTCCAGCTAGCTGCATATTCCTGTATGGGCAGTATGGCCAAACATTATCACACATGACTGTTTGCCATCTGTGGAAGTCTTGCCAGATTGGTTGTGCAAGTTTTGGTTGGGAAAACTGTAATCGACTATATTTCTTCCCATTTTGAGATATCTGATCTAGTTTCGAACACCTGAGATGTCACTTTTCCAATTCTTGATTTTGAGCATATTTTTCTTTGGGTTAGTTCTTTGTCTGGTTAAAGAAAACACCATGTTTCTGAAAGATGGTGTGAGGCAGCAACGTGAATTATGTACGGTATAAACTTCACGGCAGCCCTGCAAGCAAGAAGCCAAGGTTCTGATGTGGTGATGTGATCCAGTGTATGCCAGGAGGTAAAAGATAGTCAGGGTGAACAGAGTGTTAGGGCACGATTTATCTCAACTAGCTCGGCGTACTAATTTAATCATAGTGAGTTTGGATTTCTCAAGTTCTGGATAGTTGACTGCCTTAGTGAGGATTGTAAGAATTAGTATCATGTTTTGCCAATAATGATACACCTTTTCTCCTCTAGATAAACTTTGTTATTGCGACTAAAAATGACAATGAAATCGAAAAGCGGAGAACAAAAGAAAAACATGTTTGATGAACATCTAGTAGTACCTGGGATGTCTTCTTTCTCGGCATAGTTTTTCCTCCAAAGATGACGATCTCTCAATATCCTCCTAGTGGTTGTATTTCGTCCCCCAGTTTGGACCAATAATGGTGGCACGAAGATAGACGAGAAATTTTGTAGGCCTTAGGAGATGGTGaaacgaggggggggggggggtatgttAGGGTTGACGTGGTGTCATCCGTTGGACAAAATGTACAATTTTTCACCGAAATGTGGGGATGGGAAATATAGAGGGCCGGGTTTACTAATTTCCTATTGCAGTCATGCAATTATATGTTAGGGTTAACATGGTGTCATCCGTTGGACAAAATGTACAATTTTTCACCGAAATGTGGGGACAGGAACTATAGAGGGCCGGGTTTACTAATTTCCTGTTGCAGTCACGCAATTGTTGTTTCTTTTGTTTGCTTTTGTGGGAATGACTTTATGAATTTCGACATGGCCCGCAACACAATTGTTATTTGATACCTATTACAATTGCAATACTTCAAGCATTTCTTAGTCAACATATTTCATCTTTAGCTTGGGTCGAACAAGTCACAATAGCTTTTAAATGATCTAGAATAAGTAATTTAAGGCCCTCCTTTTCACTAATTCTTAGTTATGACCGGAAAAAGACTGACCGGTGGCGAATTCAAATTCAGTCAACCGCCAAACAGACAATCCCAATACTAAAGGTGTGTTTGGTTTATGCCTAGTGTTGCCCTACCAAACGGCTAGCCAAAAATTTGGTTCAAGTTTCTTGCACTGTAGTTGCACATGAATTGGCCAACCTTGGGTAGAAAAATGAACTAGTGGAGTATTGCATGCCAAAAAAATTGGCAACCATCCAAAAATACACCAACTTTTTGGTTGTAGGTACAGTTTGGGCCTCAATGCTTACACTTCCTAACATCTATACCCGGTAACATCTACACAAACTCTAATTTgctatgttcaaaaaaaaaaaaaactctaatttgcaaaaaaaaaaggtactGTAGAACAATTCTAGCTACGCCATCATCGGCTGTCGTACTGCTGCCAACTACGTGCCCGGCACCGGCAGCTTCATGAGAGCCTTCATCTGGTCGTACGCCACCAGCCCGATGGCCGCCGACGGCACCGCCTTGACGTACGCGATCCCCAGCCCGGCGTACAGCCGCCGCACGCCTTCCTCCCGCGCGATGGTGCGGACgccttccagcacgccgccgccggcgcataGCCCGAGCTGCATCCGCCGCCGCACCACGGCCAGCGGGTACGTGGCCGTGCTGGCCAGCTGCGCCGCGGCCACCCCGCACGCCATCTGCGCCTCCGCGCGCGCGCCCCAGCCCTCGGGGAGCCGCCGCTTCAGCGACTCGTAGGCCCAGAACTTGATCCCCGACTTGGGCAGCGCGCGCGCCAGCGCCGGGCACACGCCGCGGTACAGCCCGCCCTCCGCGTACGCGGCACGGAGGACGCCGCGCACGCTCGTgcaggcgccgtcgccgccgcaggCGAGGCGCGCGCGGGCGAGGTCGAGCGGGTACGTCGCGAGCAGCGCGGTGCCGCCGGCGGCCGAGCCGGCGAGGAGGTCCACGAGAGccccgccaccgccgtcgccgcctccgagCCAGCCCCTGTACCGCTCGTAGGCGGCGAAGTGGAGCGCCTTGGACGGGAACACGCGCAGGGCGTTGGCGCCGTTGCCGCGGTAGAGCCCCGCGAAGCCCTCTCGGCGGTAGATCCCGACGAGCGTCCGGAGGGCGCCCTCGGCCTCCGCCCCGGGCGCGGCGCCGATGCGGCGGAGGAGCTTTAGCCGGCCCAGCGGGGCCACGGCCGTCTTGGCCACCACGCCCGCGACGCCGCCGGCGAGCATCTCCCTGGCGTAGGCCGGCGTCGAGCCGACCGCGGCGTCGAGAACTCCGATCGGCTCGGGGAGGGAGACCATGGCGCCTACGGTGCGCGCACGAGTCGGCGTCGGGTCGGCCAGACAGCCACTACTCGGGGTGGAATTTTGCGCTGTAGTTCCGATGGTCGCTCGTTGTCCTCCGGTCGGACGGCGCTGGTTCGATCCCCCGGGGCAGGGACGGTCTATTTTTGCGCTGTGTCCAGTTCTTCTCGCTGCAGCGGTCCCACACGTCACCTGTAGATTAGAACCAAGCTCTTGCGGCCCGACCCGTCACTGAAGATATACAATACCTGATTCACCCAGGGATTATAACAGCGCAATCATTTGATAGAAATATCATATTGTCATGTAGACCATATAGGCGAAAAAAAAGACATGTAGACCCTACAGGTAAGTGACTAGCAAAATATTAGATTGACATGTGGGCCTAGAATATGAGATTCAAAATATCAGATTGACATGTGGGTCTAGAATATGAGATCTAGGGCCCCACGTGCAAGTCACCTAGTGAAAGCCCGAGGCCACGTCAACACGACACATAGGTATCCAAATGGCCATGTCAAGATGACACATAGGCAAATTGCTCAGGTGTCCGCCCAATCACAACGTTGTAGCTGAAAGTATAATCTTATTAAACGTTATGACGATCTAAATTGGTCATAACCGATAAGAAATAAGATTGGAAATCATGTTCATGATTTTGTGGTGATTTTGTGCATCAAAATAGCAACATTTTTTTTTACACAAATCGTCGCAGTTATGGAGGGTTTGAACCCTCCGTGATGACTTACGACCATCTGGTGCAGAACCGTCACAGATTCATGACGATTTAACCCATGATTACTGAGAAAATATCACAAgttaacacatttcttgtagtgacagCTACTTGCGGCGGAAGCATCACGAGGTAACTCGCCTTGTGCCCAGTAAGAACATGATAGGGCGCGAACGCCTTGCCGCACACGAAGCACGCCAACCTTTCTTTCGCATCCATCTCTTCCattggtgtggcgcatgtgcatgaaACTCCTGCACGACATAAGACAAGAACAAGAGTTAAGGTTGGCTATGGAGGGAAGGGAACCAAGAGGGGATCATAGGATGAAGATAGAGATGATGGTGGCTCCCACGTCCACCAGTGGGCCCCGACGTCTCTTTTAACAGCTTAGTCAATCATTGTGGAGATTTTATGCCACATCATCACTTACAACGGGTCCTGCTGGGTAGAAATGGTATcactgttttgttttgagagcCAACCCGTGGTTGGATGGTTACGAGGATAGTGGCACCCCAACTCACTAgagttcaaatcctagatttgacactttgatgtttcataaaggcggaatatttttcagtgggagACGATATTTCCGTCGATAACGAGacacctgtggtgacttcgtcaatatcaagacccgccggatcagttttTCGATGCAGTCTCTCTGAGGTTGCTCATAGGGGTAAGgtatgcgtgcgtgcgttcatgggGTGAGTGTGTGAGCGTCtttgtttgtactgtgtttcacaAAAGAAATAGTGTTTTCTTAAAAATAATTAATAAATACCAGTGGCAGCTTGTGAAAAACATAAAATGCAAGTATTTTCTAATATTTAGCATTGAACTGCTGTGGCTTTTTACCCTTTTCTCAACATGCCACCATGCTAGCACTATTCTCTCCCTTTCAACTCGTTGTGGGGTGATTTCCTAAAAAAACTCGCTGTGGGATGATTGTTATGTCACTTTGCACAAATTGGAGTGTACGCGCTTAAACGGAGCACGTCATTTCAGATGTGTGGAAAGAGGAGCCATAGGTTGAAGACCTCCAGCCCAAGGCGATGAGATGGATACTATAAAATTTTAACTAACAATATGATCGACAAAAAATAAATTCCTTTCTACTCTCTTCGTTTTTATATGTAAGTACACTAACTATTTCATTTTATTTCACTCCCTAGCATCTCCTATCATTTAATTCACCCCTTTGGTCTTATTGACATAAGATATGTCATTTATAGTCTATCTTCTTCTATATATGAAAAGTCAACAAATTCTCATCAAAACATCGAGAAATTATGCATATAGAAAATtctgaagaaagaaaaaaaatggagACCCATGCCATGATTTTAAAATCTTTTCTATTTAGTAGTCTAAGTTTCTCGATAAAGATAATTAATTTGGTTGTTGTGGTCGGACTCGATTATGGATTTTTGATAGGAAATTTTGGCGGTAGAAATATTTAACATTAATTTAATTACCCTATTAGTAATTTTTCACCGGAGCATAAATTTTCAGCGAGGATTCTAATTCATTGAACTAATTAACTACCTATATTTCCCTGAAAGGAATTTTCTGTGAAAATCTAGAACTTCAACAGTAATTTGTTGATGTCAACTATGAAAAAGGTCGTTATCTACCTAATAGTAATTCTCGAGGACACATATTTCTACAACGGTAATTTCTCAATGACGCGCAAACGTGGTAATTTTTACACGAATTTTCAATCTAAACCGTAATTCTAGGCAGTAGTTACGCACCAGTAATTCTTCACCGGTGCATACTTCTTTGTCGGTAATCACTGGCGTGGCTTAGTGTATGTCGAGGGGCCATCACCCCTTTGATTTGGCACATCTTTGAAGGATTTTTTGGGAAGATGTTAGATTATAAATTTTTATGTGCCCACACAAGAACTCGTAAATTGCATTTTGCGCCCCCCAACCATCCTTGGCAAGCTCCGCCAGTGTCAGTAATACGAAAAAATCAAACATTTGTCACCTTTTTATCAAGGGAAAAAATGTGCCCTTCTATGGTACCACCGAGAAAATATATTTACTCCACTATATGTCGCCTCTTTCACCTAGAATATTGTTATCTTCTTTCACGATTCCTTTACAAATATATACTACTTCACTCGCTACCACTTTCAGCTGGAGAAAGTATTACCATTTTCTTCTGTAGCAAGTTCAGAAATAAAGACACTGTACCATCCGTCACCTCTTTTGGTCGGGAAAAAAATAGTATTGCCTTCTTTATGGTATCTCTCAAAAAATACTTACTCCATTACCCATCACACCTTTTAGCTAGCGCGTGTTTTCCTCGTTCCGACGACTGCAACTTAAGTGTAATGCTACTGGCATACTACACTCCTTTTCTCCATCATCCTACAATCATTTGGTACTTTTTCGTCATACTACCATCTTTTTTAACCACATCGGGATTACCTATAGATGCTTGAAAAGAACTGAACTATGGTGCTACAGTGCCACATTTACTTTAGTGCTTCCACATCAACACTTCTATAATAAGTCGGTAACTCGGATATTGTTGTACTTCTACAATAATATAACCAACAGTCTAACGGCCACGGTGCCGCCACAACAAACTTCCTAATTATTAGCTAAAATTTTACATCAAAATGTGTGGCGGCCTTACATATTAAAAACACAGGGAGGGTCAGAGGGAGTAGAATGTAGGAATGACCTTTTTCTATTCCTATCGAAATGATTCATATCAGATGATTTTTTGCAAAACATAGTATTCCCTCCGTCCCACTAAAAGTGTCTTAATTTtgttaaaatttgaatgtatctatccccaccaaaagtgtctca encodes:
- the LOC124657987 gene encoding uncharacterized protein LOC124657987; translation: MGLEETQKRLLSLSHQNLQSFCKQYNLPANKTHSQLASSLAVLLEKEKLNSGPEREKIGSTQASPVPSSPATPSAVLPNNKEASRCGQDNHKRGTYSDRDDADRPHVKHQKVSKKQADAALTSGTRTSLPPVSVNNGKVDCFSSCSGQGIAHNVNSQTADGVATSSTALELKTGNHVSAAPVNDTISFIASHPVPNGVVSESRSHKKVGGSGIEKGSGSSNDIPAKKNSPFHLFVMSDEGIDLFCDLDSTPGDWIDSFKGGVSIPPSIHHTETEMLSNSISSLRSKNDQNANSSSDNIIMNVENKGPESIAAQTNSSLGSTDCENSRSRFCPPDRTVNSSSPTSTLPGTLGETSGSQEGVPVVHSSCLTSDVQNNMSLDMMAAALGNNMLPQESVDVSALSGRGHAPLPYDSVQPTKEDMLSPGKTKVCVKTGCTQDVVVISDSDEDSSPPFVDKQEMPGATSGVKLTRNSDTNEVLTEGVPIEAVPMEEDNSHGDTLSIDQIAKQTVAGLPATDAQSDASSADRGVAGNFNLADPTTSSVAPDNAITPLASKHGAEAANSQASEGLPSVRTRNILFSLRSAAARRTRSSTVPRHTRSSTVPRQTRSTTVPRRSPRLVPQ